A genomic region of Saccopteryx bilineata isolate mSacBil1 chromosome 1, mSacBil1_pri_phased_curated, whole genome shotgun sequence contains the following coding sequences:
- the GABARAPL1 gene encoding gamma-aminobutyric acid receptor-associated protein-like 1, producing MKFQYKEDHPFEYRKKEGEKIRKKYPDRVPVIVEKAPKARVPDLDKRKYLVPSDLTVGQFYFLIRKRIHLRPEDALFFFVNNTIPPTSATMGQLYEDNHEEDYFLYVAYSDESVYGK from the exons ATGAAGTTCCAGTACAAGGAGGACCATCCCTTTGAGTATcggaaaaaggaaggagaaaagatccGGAAGAAATATCCGGACAGGGTCCCT GTGATCGTGGAGAAGGCTCCTAAGGCCAGGGTGCCTGATCTGGACAAGAGGAAGTACCTAGTGCCCTCTGACCTCACTG TTGGCCAGTTCTACTTCTTAATCCGGAAGAGGATCCACCTGAGACCAGAGGACGCCTTATTCTTCTTTGTCAACAACACTATCCCTCCCACTAGCGCAACCATGGGCCAGCTGTATGAG GACAACCATGAGGAAGACTATTTTCTGTATGTGGCCTACAGTGATGAGAGTGTGTATGGGAAGTGA